Sequence from the Rhodohalobacter sp. SW132 genome:
ATACACCTCTTGTGGTGCTGAATAAATTATATCCTGCCATCTCTTCCACACTGTATGCAAAACTTGAAATGCTGAACCCCGGCGGCAGCACAAAAGACCGAACAGCTTTGCTGATGTTATCTAAAGCAATAGAGGAAGGTGAACTCGACTTTAACAGTACGGTAATTGAATCAAGTTCCGGCAATATGGCGATAGGTCTTGCACAGGTTTGTCGTTATCTGGATTTAAAACTTATCGTGGTGACAGATCCAAAAATTAACCGGCATACCGTAGATCTTCTCCAGGCTTATGGAGCCCAGATCGAACGCGTAACAGAAGCCGATTCCAGCGGGAATTACCTGGAGAACAGGCTGGAGCGAGTCAGAGAGCTTCGGGACACCATACCGAACAGCTACTGGCCAAACCAGTATTCAAATGATCTGAACCCGGAAGCCCATTATCATACAATGAAAGAAATTGTAGACGACTGTCAGGAGCCGCCCGACTATCTCCTTGCGGCAACAAGTACATGCGGTACAATCATGGGTTGTGCGAGCTATATTCAAGAACATAACCTGAAAACAAAAGTTGTGGCGGTGGATGCAGTGGGGAGCGTAATCTTTGGTAATTCCAAAGGAAACCGGCTGATTCCGGGCCACGGTGCAGGCAGGAAATCGGATTTGCTTGATGAATCCTATATCGACCATGTTTTTCACATGACAGATATCGATTGTGTTGTAGGCTGCCGGCGTTTATTGCAGCGCGAATCTATTCTGGCCGGGGGATCGGCCGGAGCTGTGGTTATGGCCGCTGAAAAATTGCAGTCATCAATTCCGGAGAATTCAAGCTGTGTACTGATCTTTTCAGATAGTGGTGAGCGTTATCTGGACACAATATATAATGATTCCTGGGTCAAAAGCACGTTTGATAAGGCACGTAAGCGGGACAAAAAAGAGTCAGATAGAAACGGCATACCAGTCTCAACGCCTGTTATGGTAAAGAACACTGGTCTGATTGATGATCGATGGCCAAATAAAAATGGCGGAGCAGAAGACCATTCGTAAAGTAGCGATCATAGGGGGCGGACCAAAAGGAATCTATGGGTTTGAACGGCTTGCTGCGTGGCTAAAGGTCTGTCCGCCATCGGAAAAAATCGAAATTCATATATTTAACAGATCAGATTCATTTGGGGCAGGAGAAAACTACAGGACTGACCAGCCTTCGTATCTTCTCATGAATAACCCGGTGGGAGATGTTAATATGTGGAGTGAAGAAAAACCTCTTCCTGTGGTTCAAAATCCGCTTTCCTTACCGGAATGGTTGTGCCGATTTGCGGGGATGAATATTTCAAATAACGATTACGCAACCCGTGCCATGGCCGGCCGGTACCTTTCTCATGGATTTAATGAAATCGCATCCAGCCTTCCGGAAAATGTGGAGGGCAAATATATTGTTGGTGAGGTTGTTGATATCTACAAAAACACCGGAAAATATTCCCTCAGCCTAAAAGCTATAGATGATAAGAAGTACCGCCATCAGGCAGATCGATATGATCACGTTTTGCTGGCCACGGGTCACCCGAAGCACAGCAATAAAAAACAGTCTCGTCTTTTTAAATCGTTTGCTGATAATCATCAAAAAGCCGGATTCATTCCATTTGTCTACCCCGCCGAAACGGTTTTTTCTGATGTTCCTCCGAATTGCACCGTTGGGATAAAAGGGATAGGCCTCACATTTGTGGATGCAGTTCTTGCACTTACTGAAGGTAAAGGCGGCCGGTTTTCCAGAGATGAGATATCGGGCAGGTTAACCTATATTCGCTCAGGTGACGAACCAAAGGTGATCTATCCCTTTTCCAGGAGTGGGCTCCCGATGATTCCCCGCAAATCTGTCACGATTAAGAATAACGAGCTGAAGTATTTCACAAGATCTGCCCTGCAGAAATTTGAGCCCGGTAAAAAATTGAATTTTGAAGAACAGATCTGGCCGCTTCTGAAGCAGGATATGATCTATGCGTATTATCACATAGCATTGAAGAATAGCGGATATACGGAAGGGTTATCCGGCTGTGAAAGTTTTGAGGAGATTGAACGATATATAGAAGAGTTTCATAAAAAAAATCCTTCTGAGTTACGATTTGATCCCAATACGTTTTTAGATCCTTTCCATGCATCGGAAATTCAGAAGGGCAAATCCCACCATCAATTTATAGAAGCTTTATATAGTGAATACCTACAGGAAGCCAGGAAAGGAGAGCTGAGGAGTCCGCTTGCTGCAGTGACGGCTGTCTGGAGAAAAGCTTCTTCGCTGTTTTGTGAACTGTATTCTTTTGGCGGACTCACTCCGGAATCTCAA
This genomic interval carries:
- a CDS encoding FAD/NAD(P)-binding protein; protein product: MIDGQIKMAEQKTIRKVAIIGGGPKGIYGFERLAAWLKVCPPSEKIEIHIFNRSDSFGAGENYRTDQPSYLLMNNPVGDVNMWSEEKPLPVVQNPLSLPEWLCRFAGMNISNNDYATRAMAGRYLSHGFNEIASSLPENVEGKYIVGEVVDIYKNTGKYSLSLKAIDDKKYRHQADRYDHVLLATGHPKHSNKKQSRLFKSFADNHQKAGFIPFVYPAETVFSDVPPNCTVGIKGIGLTFVDAVLALTEGKGGRFSRDEISGRLTYIRSGDEPKVIYPFSRSGLPMIPRKSVTIKNNELKYFTRSALQKFEPGKKLNFEEQIWPLLKQDMIYAYYHIALKNSGYTEGLSGCESFEEIERYIEEFHKKNPSELRFDPNTFLDPFHASEIQKGKSHHQFIEALYSEYLQEARKGELRSPLAAVTAVWRKASSLFCELYSFGGLTPESQQSFDHLIRGKLNRVTFGPPVENAEKLYSLMESGILNFDAARNPDLVLDKESGSYILQSRPNNTGYPVHFLVDARIPKVTLADNPGPLFRNLINRGLISLYENSSGNEAYRPGAVNISRQGFVIDKNGTVNRRIAVTGTPTEGITFDNDTLSRDRNNFVDGWAEYISREYANIASMVNLPYQSSDESSMNHL
- the sbnA gene encoding 2,3-diaminopropionate biosynthesis protein SbnA, translated to MKIETGILSAIGNTPLVVLNKLYPAISSTLYAKLEMLNPGGSTKDRTALLMLSKAIEEGELDFNSTVIESSSGNMAIGLAQVCRYLDLKLIVVTDPKINRHTVDLLQAYGAQIERVTEADSSGNYLENRLERVRELRDTIPNSYWPNQYSNDLNPEAHYHTMKEIVDDCQEPPDYLLAATSTCGTIMGCASYIQEHNLKTKVVAVDAVGSVIFGNSKGNRLIPGHGAGRKSDLLDESYIDHVFHMTDIDCVVGCRRLLQRESILAGGSAGAVVMAAEKLQSSIPENSSCVLIFSDSGERYLDTIYNDSWVKSTFDKARKRDKKESDRNGIPVSTPVMVKNTGLIDDRWPNKNGGAEDHS